The Oryzias melastigma strain HK-1 linkage group LG15, ASM292280v2, whole genome shotgun sequence genome includes the window AAATATTCCATctgaataaatattcagaaaatataCTTTCTGAACTACATGgatatggttttgttttttgttgatatACTTACGCTCAAGTATGCTTAATACCTGACTCTtcatgttcactactttttgctaagggacatgacattaaaaataaaatttagtcaaaattgcTAAGCCTactaaatagttattttttcctgaacatGTTCAGCCcagaataaaagaaagtaaTGCAAAAGCAGGCAGTATACAAGTCAactggtaaaacaaaaaaaggaaaatatgcaaaaataattattgatgttatccattcattttcttaacctgctgtgTCCCTTTTGGGGAGCCCATTTTGACTACTGTTGGACACACTCTGGACTAGTTGCCAGCCTGTAGTGTGCACAGATCAGGACACCCATAGTAACTATtgaatttatgaaatatgtttttggactgtgggaggaagtgtatggagctaaatttagGCCAATAtcatttgaaacacaaataaaacaaatttagttgtttgccaaaaaaagtaaaatgtccaatactttttgctattctataataaacgtaattattttcatcttcaaatgttctgtttNNNNNNNNNNNNNNNNNNNNNNNNNNNNNNNNNNAAAACTGGTAAATACATAAGGAGAGCAtgaaaacttcacacagaaaggtcccaactGAGCTTTGAATCAGGGCCTTTTTGCTGTTAGGTGAGcatgctaaccactgcaccaccatgctgACCATGATCGATACctaatttgcaaaaaaacataaaaatatatatatttaaaaaatggtgcaaaaataatgaattcaCATTGCTTAAATGTGCAAAGAAGTGAAATGGCTTCATTCTGgttgttttgtctttgtgaaCATACAGTTTATGCgtattaaaaattcaatttattgtttacatgctttaaaaacataatttatttaatgcaaCGTTTTCTTAGCAAACACTATTTAATTCTTAGCGTTTTTTTCCACGCATTGTGCAGAAACCTGTAGATTTCTTATCCAGCTTTGCTAACTTCCGCTAATGCGCGCTCCCGCGATTTGCGGGCACACCTTTTTGTGTAAGCAGAACCTAGCACGACAGCAGCTCAGACGTCTCCTTCCGCCGCCATCCTCCATCCCGAAGCGAAACGGCCACAGAAACTCCTCCGAACATGAGCTTTACGGTCGAAGAGAGGGGAAACCCGAACACTCTGAGCTACCGCTTGTTCTTTAGTAAGTAGCGAAGGAGATACAACAACagaattttgtatttatttactacTTTGAGCGCTCTATTTGTCAGGCCAGCCGCAGACACCCACGTGTCACTAATTCATTTATACTCATTGGTTTGTTAATTTACGTGagttacagctttaaatgtatcttaatgttttataaagTAGATGAATCcacacattttctattttaacttGGCCTTTCTTTGACCGTTTTGAGTTTAATTAGCCAGATAGTAGCTACTTGCTGCATACAGCAGCTATTATCTGCTGTTGTGACTCATTTTTTGGATTAGATCGATGGAAGTTTCTGGCAAATATTCCCCAAAATGTCAAcactaataaatgttaattGTTAACAAATCATGATAGTTTTTAGTTAACCATTGTTTTGGGAGAATGTGTTCAGGTTTTCTTAAGTGGAATTCCATCACCACGTCAGATTTGAATGATTTCTTAATATATCTGTTATAAATAATAACTGAATATATTCTGCCAAACGTCTTCCATGCAGATATTAGAATTAGATTaataaaggaagaaaataaaggtCAGATGACTTCCAGTTAGTAAAAGGAAAACTTAGATTGTGTCTTCCTGAAGTAAAACTTGCACAGCCTGTTCACTAAACTGCAGTGATCCCTGAGCCAAGATAAAAACACGCCCAGTCCTGTTTGACAGTCGTCCTGTTAATGAACTTGCATTTTCTGTGTATGCTTATTcaatgtttgtatattttgcagaaaatgcagaGGGAAAGTACATCTCACCGTTCCACGATATCCCCATTTATGCCGATGAGAGTCAGGTAAAGACGCATTTATGAAATgcatgtgtttttgtattttcctgcTTTCACACGTAAGCcttttcaccttttttgttttacaaaaggGAACTGCTTTGTGTaatgctcaaaaaaaaaaaaaaaaaaaaaaaaatcaaggtcaTGTTTGGAAAAGCCGGTCAAATACCCTTTAATCTGCTTCTTTCTCAACACTGTGctaacattttgtctttttgctgtAGAATAGATATTTAGAATACTAATTAttataagtattttattttgtttctttttttaagagcaCCTTTCACATGGTGGTTGAGGTACCAAGATGGACAAACGCAAAGATGGAGGTAAATCATCAAAttttgattcatattttttgatcctttagtattttttttttttttaccaagcaaagctacaagaaaacaaagttgatCTGCCTTGTTATCTATGATCTCACACAGCAGAAGGAGGATCATCCAAAGCAACCTTTTTATCAACACCTTATCATATAGGTGCCATTAAGACTGTAAAAGAAGTTCATTACATAAACTCATCCTTCATGTCAAGTCACAAAGTACATTTGGTttgaaggaacattttttttttttttttttttttttttttataaaagaacaAATTGATGAtccacaaaaaagtcaaaagaagcaacaaaaatgtagaaaagttAATTGAAGTCAAATACTttttagaaatactttaaacCAATTTATTGTCTTATATTTCCTCTATTTGTGCTCAGTAAACATTAGGAAGGCGTACACTTCTCTATAGATTTTTCCATAAAGTGGCCTCTCTGATATAAAGGCCCCTGTTTGTGTTCTTTCCCGCTGGTTTGCCCTTACAGACACACCCCTGTTTGGCTCTGTGACTGCCTCCATTGACGACCCAGAGAGCCACAGGGGAGCATGCGTGTTCATTCAACATGCAGCAAAGCACGTCAATGCTTCCTATGGTAACCTGTGTGGAGAAAAAAGCTTTATAGAAATGAAACAGTGTCCGGAATAACTCCCAACATACTTTTCTGCTACTCCGGACTACCATGTGCaaaccacagctcctctctGTGTCCTTTCAGACTTTCTCTATGCATTAAACTCAAACTTTGTGACTCAGCACAGAACCTTTTTCTTAGAAACGGCCACCAGAACACACTACTCGATTCCGCAAGTGGCTCTAGTTCTACTGTCCGTGTCAGAaactcttcttctgtttttaaatcgGTCAGACAGAAGCAGCATCAGTGGAGTGTGTGCAGCGAGACGCTTCATAACTCAGATGTTTGAGTATCTTCTCCAAACAAGcagtttcttttttgaaaaataaatggtaaaCTTGCATGAAGACAtgaatgtattgtttttttatagcaGTTAATCTGAACTTCGGATTTTGCAGCAAACTAACAAGACAATGTTATCATATTTTACATGTATTATTTATGCATCATTGCTTGTTTAAATTTAGGAATAATTTGAACAACCTCTGCTGTTTCAAAACTAATAAACCCATCagtattatttgttgtttttaatctaagaactttttttttttttgctgttgagcAAAGTAATGTGATTTATAAGTTTTATGAATTCAtttgtttctttactttttctgaACCTTGTGGTATTTTGAActgaaaactaaaatagaagtatttttattcttttatttcagaTTGCCACTAAAGACATCCTAAATCCAATAAAACAAGATGTGAAGAAGGGCAAGTTGCGTTATGTTGCCaatgtttttccacataaagGCTACATATGGAACTATGGAGCCATTCCTCAGGTCagtaaaaagctgaaatattacactgaaatctgtcatttttgagtcTCAAACAACAGGAGGGATTGTGAAGCTGTGAGTTTGTTGTTTCAGACGTGGGAAGATCCAGCACATAAAGATGGAGACACCGGCTGCTGCGGCGACAACGATCCCATTGACGTCTGTGAAATCGGCACTAAGGTAAGTTTACTCCAATaagtagtgaaaaaaaaactcttgtgCAGACCTCACAAGCCGAACCATCATCTGTAGGTGTACTCACGCGGTGAGGTCATCAAAGTAAAGGTACTCGGGGTTCTAGCCATGATTGATGAGGGTGAGACTGACTGGAAGGTGATCGCAATCAATGTAGAGGACCCAGAAGCCAAGGACctgaacagtaagtgtttgagGTTTATTAGATTAAATACACGTTGGATTTTATTAAGTTGTCCCTGTCATCGTGCAGACATCAGTGATGTTCAGCGCCTGAAACCTGGTTATCTGGAAGCCACGGTGGACTGGTTCAGGAGATACAAAGTGCCTGATGGGAAACCAGAGAATCAATTTGCCTTCAACGGAGAATTCAAAGACAAGGTCTTCACCTAACTCACTTTATGAAGTCATAATGTGGATGTTGAGGGGTTTTCATTTGAGCCCTTTAAACTTGTAGCTTGACAAGCTTTAAGCAAATCAGTTTTCAAAGGTAAAGGTATAATCAGCTTTTTAAATTGCAGGATTTTGCCATTGAAGTAATCAAGAACACTCACAACTTCTGGAAAGCTCTTATTTCTCAACAGTCAAATGCTGGTGAACTCAACTGGTAAATACTGCTCGATTCTTGCATGCTTGCTTTTATAgcaatatatttataaataaaagtttatctaaatgttttttttttttggcacagcAAAAACACGTGCGTGTCGGCTTGTGATAGCCCTTACTGCTGCTCACCAGATGAGGCCAAAGCTGCTGTTGGAGAGGTAAAAATGTCTGCCGACTGTTTTGCAACATGTGTTTCAACACAAGTcctctaaaaatgacatttgactTTCTTTTAGACATGTCCATGTGGAAAAGAAGAGCCAATACCCTCATCCGGTAATGTTTCCTAAAATATTCtgatattttcacattttccaaaCTTATCTAACACTTGTTTTACTCTCGTTTCAGTGGATAAATGGTTCTACTATGAGCGGAAGTGATCCAGACGCTGAGCGGGTTGGAGGAGATGGAATAGCCTGATTTTTTGACAATAATACttgaaaatctgattttcttAGGATATAATGTCAACGTTGGGTAGCTACAACTTTTGTCATCTGTTGTTCTGCAGATGAAGAGATAGTGGTTAGAGACTGTAGATACGGAAAAGTCCAAATGTGATATCTGGACC containing:
- the ppa1b gene encoding inorganic pyrophosphatase, with product MSFTVEERGNPNTLSYRLFFKNAEGKYISPFHDIPIYADESQSTFHMVVEVPRWTNAKMEIATKDILNPIKQDVKKGKLRYVANVFPHKGYIWNYGAIPQTWEDPAHKDGDTGCCGDNDPIDVCEIGTKVYSRGEVIKVKVLGVLAMIDEGETDWKVIAINVEDPEAKDLNNISDVQRLKPGYLEATVDWFRRYKVPDGKPENQFAFNGEFKDKDFAIEVIKNTHNFWKALISQQSNAGELNCKNTCVSACDSPYCCSPDEAKAAVGETCPCGKEEPIPSSVDKWFYYERK